The nucleotide window GATGGTTCACACTGAGCCGCTGAATACACTGTCGGCCTACGCCGCGTTGATTGACCACGTCAACAAAGCTGCCACCACGGGGTCGGGTCCGTCGGATGCGGTGATCGCCACGGTGGCGCAACGCACCAGCGAGAAGATCGAAGCCCAATTCGCCACCCGAGGCGCGGCCGGTGCGGCTGCGGCCGTGGCCGGGAAGGCGGCGGGGGCATTGATTTCGGTGGGCGTGGCAGGTGTTCGGGCGATCATCCACGAAGGCGAGCGGCCGGAAATGGAAGCGCAGATTCGCAAAAGCCTGAGCGCCGCGTTCGATGAGGCCTGGTTCAGGTCGCTCAAGCATCCGCTGAGCGGAGTGCTGGCACCGGTGTATTACCTGGACGAAGAAATCGAAGGCAGCCTGGTGGAGGCGGAGCTGGCGAATCGGGCGGTGGCGTTGCCGGATATCAAGCCGTGACGGGTGGGCTCATTCCGCACCGAGCGTGACGCGACAACCCTTGCGGTGGCGGATCTGTTCGTCCGAAGGGCGTTCCCTGACAAATTCGAAGCGTGGCTCGCCTTCGCTGTAGATCACCAGCCAGCCCCATTCCAGCTCGCTTTCATCCTGCCCCGGTTTGGGCGGCGATGCCCACCAGGGTTCTTTTTGCATGATCTGACGCATCGTGTTCTCCTGCCGGTTGATCTTTCACTATAGACCGCTCGATTGGGTGTTCTGTGGGAGCAAGGCTTGCCCGCGAGGCAGCGACTCGGTTCCAGGAGGGACTGCATGGACTTCATTGCGGGCAAGCCTTGCTCCCGCAGTTCCTCTCCTTTCCAGCGAAAGGTGAGCGGCTTGATACATGAGTGTGCTCTGATTCCGCCCACCAGCGTCTAGGGTCTGTATCCCCGCACTCGAACGGGGAATGACTGGACCCCCGCACATGCAAGCACTGTTGAACGAGATCCTCGATGCGGTTCGCCCCCTGATCGGTCAGGGCAAGGTGGCCAACTACATTCCGGCCCTGGGCAGCGTGCCTGGCAGTCAGTTGGGCATTGCCGTGTATGGCAACGATGGCGAGATGTATTGCGCCGGTGATGCCGAAACGCCGTTTTCGGTACAGAGTATTTCCAAGGTATTCAGCCTGGTGCAGGCCATCGAGCATTCTGGCGAAGCCATCTGGGAGCGCCTGGGCCATGAGCCGTCCGGCCAGCCGTTCAACTCCCTGGTGCAACTGGAGTTCGAGCGCGGTCGCCCACGCAACCCGTTCATCAACGCCGGTGCCCTGGTGATCTGCGATATCAACCAGTCGCGTTTCGCCGCCCCGGCGTTGTCGATGCGTGATTTTGTGCGACGCCTGTCGGGCAATCCGCAGGTGATGGTGGATGGCAAGGTCGCAGAGTCGGAGTACCAGCACCGGGCCCGGAACGCGGCGATGGCTTACTTGATGCAATCGTTCGGTAATTTCCATAACGATGTGGAAGCGGTGTTGCGCAGTTATTTCAGTCACTGTGCGCTGCGAATGAGCTGCATCGATCTGGCCCGGGCGTTTTGCTTCCTGGCCAACGACGGCTTCTGCAAGCACAGCGGCGAGCAGATCCTGAGCGCCCGCCAGACCCAGCAGGTCAACTCCATCATGGCGACCAGCGGGCTGTACGACGAGGCCGGCAATTTTGCCTATCGTGTCGGCCTGCCTGGCAAGAGCGGTGTGGGCGGCGGGATTGTCGCCGTGGTGCCGGGGCGCTTCACGGTGTGCGTCTGGTCGCCGGAGCTCAACGCCGCCGGCAATTCCCTGGCTGGCATGGCGGCGCTGGAGTTGCTCAGCCAGCGGATTGGCTGGTCGGTGTTCTGATAAAAGAAAAGGGCCCGTTCCTGTTCAGGAACGGGCCCTTTGCCTTGAGTGCACTCAGCAGAAGCGGTCGATGACCTGCACTTGCGAAGTGTTTTGCATCGACTGCCAGGCCTGGGTCAGCGTCTGCAGCACACGACCGATAAAGTCCTTGTCGGCCGCAGCCTTCTTGCCCACGTAGCCTTGGCCGCGACGGTACATCTTCAATCGGGCGCACAGGTCTTGCTGGTTCTGCTCGAACTCGTCTTCGTGAGTGTAGGGCGACAGGCAGTCCATGTGGACCTGGCCTGTCTTGCTGATCCACAGGATATGGCTGTCGAGTGTGTCCTTGTGTGCTGCGAACATGCGAGCCAGTTCATCAATAGATGGTTGATTGTTCAGATTCATGTGTAAGCCCCTTGACCATTTGGTTGATCTGTCTGGTGGTTCGCAAAGATTTCGCTTCTCGGTAAGTGCCTGCCTGCTACCGAAACCAGGCCGTCAGCGTTCGTCCGTCAGACTTCGACGGGGTCGTGCATCGGTTGTGTAGTGCTATCGAAGGGCTGCTACGCAAATGCGCTACAACGAAGAGAAACAGCGAAGAACCTAAAGGCAGTGTCAACTTTCGAGGGTCAACCACGCGCGTCATGAGGATCTTCGCCGACGTTTCTCGTCCTTGTTACCGGACGGTCATGCCAGGTCAGCACCTTCAATCTGCCTTGTGGGCAGTCCCTTATCCAAAAAACAGCTCGGCGGTCAGACGAGCTTGCTCAAACGGTTGCCTGTACTCCCGATCGGGGAGACGTCTGCATCATGCAAGGGCAAAACGACGTCGTCAACGGTTTTGTAGTGATTATTTTTAGTCACTACATATTGTCGGACAAAATGATTTGGGTATGAAAAACGGCGAGAGGGGTGCGAGATGAACACTCTGTGGCGAGGGGATTTATCCCCGCTGGGGTGCGAAGCAGCCCCAAGTGAGTCACCTCAATCTATCTGATATACCGAGGTGTTGGGTTTAGGGCCGCTTCGCAGCCCAGCGGGGATAAATCCCCTCGCCACAAAGGGCATCCTTGTATCTCAGACTGTCTTGGCCTTGGTTGCTTTATGCGGGGTGCCGGCGGGCTTGCGCCTGGCCGGCTTGCGCTTTTTCTTCCAGGGCGCTGCTGCGGGGCTGGCCGGGCCGCTGATGGTCAGGCTCATGCCCTGGCAGCGGGCGATGTGCTTGCTCATCCAGGCGGCTTGCCGGGTGACGAATTCCTCCAGGCTCATCTCACCACTCTGCACCATGTCCAGCGCCTGCTCCCAGATGGCGGTGGTGCCCGGGTCGGCGATGGCGCGGGGGACGGCGTCGATCAGGCTGAAGGCCGCCGGGGTGGCGGACAAGGCCTTGCCGTTCTTCACCATGTAGCCGCGATCGAGCAAGCCCTGGATGATCGACGCCCGGGTCGCTTCGGTGCCGATACCGGTGGTGTCCTTGAGCTTCTGCTTGAGCAGTGGATCTTCCACCAGTTTGGCGACGTTCTTCATCGCCTTGATCAGGTCCCCTTCGGTGAACGGCTTGGGAGGCTGGGTCCACAGGTCCTTGAGCGTCACTCCGTCCACGCCACACTCGTGACCTTCGGCCAGTGCCGGCAAGGTTTGCGGCTGCACGGCTTCACGGCCCCTGGCCGGAGCCAAGGCCTCGGGCAAGGCGCGTTTCCAGCCTTGCTCGACGATCTGCTTGCCCACGGCCCGCAGCGCCTGGCCGGCACAGTCGAAGTCGGCCTGGGTCCGGTCGTATTCATGATTGGGCAGGAACTGCGCCAGGTAGCGCGCGCGAATCAGCGTATAGACGGCCCGTTGCTTGCCGGCGAGCTTGTCGAGGTTCTTCGTCGCGGCGGTGGGGATGACGCCGTGGTGGGCACTGACCTTGGCGTCGTTCCAGGCCCGGGACTTGCGTTGCGGTTGCAGGTGTTCACGCAACGGCGCGAGGCTCGGGTCGGCCTGGGCGAGGGCGGCCAGGATGGCGGGGGCTTCGCTGTGCTGGCTCAGGGGCAGGTAGCCGCAATCGCTGCGGGGATAGGTAATGACTTTGTAGGTTTCGTAGAGCGACTGGGCGATGTCCAGGGTTTCCTGGGCGCCGAGGCCGAGTTTCTTCGAGCAGACTTCCTGCAGGGTGCCCAGGTCGAAGGGCAGCGGCGCCGCTTCGCGCAAGCGCTCGGTACGCACCTTGGTCACCAGGGCGGTATCGGCGCTGCTCATGGCCTGGGCGGCATCGCGGGCCAGGGCCTGGTTCAGGCAGCGCTCCTGGTCGTCACAGGCGTCCGGATCGGCGCGCCACTGGGCGGTGAAGACAGTGCCGTCGTGGCGCAGTTGCACATCGATGGCCCAGTAGGCGACCGGCACGAAGTCGGCGATGCTGCGGTCGCGGTCCACCACCAGCCGCAGGGTGGGCGTCTGCACCCGGCCCACCGGCAGCACGCCCTGGTAACCGGACTGCCGCCCCAGCAAGGTGAACAGGCGACTCATGTTCATCCCGATCAGCCAGTCGGCCCGGGAGCGGCCCAGGGCCGAGTGATACAGGTTGAAGGTTTCGGCTCCCGGCTTGAGGGCCGCCAGGGCCTTGCGGATCGAGGCTTCATCGAGGGCCGACAGCCACAGCCGCTGGATCGGCCCGCGATAGCGGCAGTGTTCCACCAGTTCCCGGGCGATCATTTCGCCTTCCCGGTCGGCGTCGGTGGCGATCACCAGTTCCTTCGCTTCCCCCAGCAGGCGCTTGACCGCCTTGTACTGGCCGGCGGTTTTGGGCTTGACGGTCATTTTCCATTGCGCCGGCACGATGGGCAGGTCGGCCAGTACCCAGCGCTTGTAGCGGGCGTCGTAGGCGTCGGGCGGGGCGGTTTCCAGCAGATGGCCGATGCACCAGGTCACCGTGACGTTCGCACCCAACCAGCAGCCGTCGCCACGTCGTGTAGCGCCGAGCACCGCAGCGATGTCCTTGGCCTGGGACGGTTTCTCACACAGGTACAACCGCATAACGCCCTTTTCCTGAGCTGATGTGATGGGGCGATAGCATGGTCAGGGATCGCCTCGGGAGCAAGCTTTATCTGTATGGATATACAGATAAGACGTTACGCTGCGTTAACGGAGTGTCTGGAATGACGTTCGGCGGCCGGTTTGTACTCCGAATGAATTTCTCGCGAGGGCGTCGCTCATAACTTTCAGAGCGGCTGAAACCGCAAAATCAATTGGCGGGATCAAGGAGAGTCACTTTATGAATTCGATGCCGAAGGGCGACGGACAGGCCACCACGCGTCTGATTCTCGTTGTTGAGGACGACCCGACGATACTGGAATTCCTGTGCGAAATCCTGGAGGACGAAGGGTTTGTCGTGGAGCCTCGGGAAAGCGCGGATTCGGCGCTGACATTTCTCGAGCAGAGTGCGGACTTTGTCGACCTGTTACTGACCGATATCACCATGCCGGGCAATTTGGACGGTGCGGACCTGGCGAACCTGACCGGGGATCGCTGGCCGCAGATACCGCTGTTGATCATGTCCGGCTTTGAAACGCCGGAAAGCGCCGGGATCAAGCACCACGCCGCGTTCATTGCCAAGCCGTGGGCGCTGGGGCAGATGCTGGACCTGGTGGAGAGTACGGTGAAGGACCACCAGCTCCATTGATGGATACGGATGAGTGTCTGTGGAAGCAAGGCCACGAACCTGTGGGAGCATAGCTTGCTCGCGATAGCGGCAGGCCAGTCAACATTATTGCTGGCTGACTTACGGCAATCGCGAGCAAGCTGAGCT belongs to Pseudomonas sp. B21-028 and includes:
- the glsB gene encoding glutaminase B, with the protein product MQALLNEILDAVRPLIGQGKVANYIPALGSVPGSQLGIAVYGNDGEMYCAGDAETPFSVQSISKVFSLVQAIEHSGEAIWERLGHEPSGQPFNSLVQLEFERGRPRNPFINAGALVICDINQSRFAAPALSMRDFVRRLSGNPQVMVDGKVAESEYQHRARNAAMAYLMQSFGNFHNDVEAVLRSYFSHCALRMSCIDLARAFCFLANDGFCKHSGEQILSARQTQQVNSIMATSGLYDEAGNFAYRVGLPGKSGVGGGIVAVVPGRFTVCVWSPELNAAGNSLAGMAALELLSQRIGWSVF
- a CDS encoding response regulator, producing the protein MNSMPKGDGQATTRLILVVEDDPTILEFLCEILEDEGFVVEPRESADSALTFLEQSADFVDLLLTDITMPGNLDGADLANLTGDRWPQIPLLIMSGFETPESAGIKHHAAFIAKPWALGQMLDLVESTVKDHQLH
- a CDS encoding DNA topoisomerase III, whose translation is MRLYLCEKPSQAKDIAAVLGATRRGDGCWLGANVTVTWCIGHLLETAPPDAYDARYKRWVLADLPIVPAQWKMTVKPKTAGQYKAVKRLLGEAKELVIATDADREGEMIARELVEHCRYRGPIQRLWLSALDEASIRKALAALKPGAETFNLYHSALGRSRADWLIGMNMSRLFTLLGRQSGYQGVLPVGRVQTPTLRLVVDRDRSIADFVPVAYWAIDVQLRHDGTVFTAQWRADPDACDDQERCLNQALARDAAQAMSSADTALVTKVRTERLREAAPLPFDLGTLQEVCSKKLGLGAQETLDIAQSLYETYKVITYPRSDCGYLPLSQHSEAPAILAALAQADPSLAPLREHLQPQRKSRAWNDAKVSAHHGVIPTAATKNLDKLAGKQRAVYTLIRARYLAQFLPNHEYDRTQADFDCAGQALRAVGKQIVEQGWKRALPEALAPARGREAVQPQTLPALAEGHECGVDGVTLKDLWTQPPKPFTEGDLIKAMKNVAKLVEDPLLKQKLKDTTGIGTEATRASIIQGLLDRGYMVKNGKALSATPAAFSLIDAVPRAIADPGTTAIWEQALDMVQSGEMSLEEFVTRQAAWMSKHIARCQGMSLTISGPASPAAAPWKKKRKPARRKPAGTPHKATKAKTV